Within Sinorhizobium sp. RAC02, the genomic segment ATCGGCTGGTGGCTGAACGGAGGGCCGGTGATCCTGTAGGAACGCCGTTTGGAGCCAAGGGCTCCAGCCTCCCGTGTCTCCGCTCTCGACCGTCTGGATTAACGCTTTTCTTGCTTCGGGCCTCGCGCCCTTAAGAACTGTCGTTGAGGCTTGGCGCCGGTTTCGGGTGTAAACGCAAGAAAGGCAAAGCCACATGGCTCTCTACGAACATGTATTCCTGGCCCGCCAGGACGTGTCCGCCCAGCAGGTCGACGCTCTCGTCGAACAGTACAAGGGTGTGATCGAATCGCTCGGCGGCAAGGTCGGCCGTATCGAAAACTGGGGCCTCAAGTCCCTGACCTACCGCATCAAGAAGAACCGCAAGGCGCATTATGCCCTGATGGACATCGATGCCCCGGCTGCTGCCATCCACGAGATGGAACGCCAGATGCGCATCAACGAAGACGTTCTTCGTTACATGACCATCGCTGTCGAAGCCCACGAAGAAGGCCCGTCGGCAATGATGCAGAAGCGCGACCGTGACGACCGTCCGCGTCGTGATGGCGACGACCGCGGCCCGCGCCGCGATTTCGGCGATCGTGGCCCGCGCCGCGACTTCGGCGATCGTCCGCCGCGCCGTGACGGCGACCGCCCGGCCCGCGAAGACCGCGCGTAATCGAAGCAGAAGGAGACTAAGACAATGGCTGATACTTCCTCCGCTCCGGCACGCCGTCCGTTCCACCGCCGCCGCAAGACCTGCCCCTTCTCGGGCGCAAACGCTCCGAAGATCGACTACAAGGATGTCCGTCTTCTGTCGCGTTACATCTCCGAGCGCGGCAAGATCGTTCCGTCCCGCATCACGGCCGTTTCCCAGAAGAAGCAGCGCGAACTCGCCAAGGCGATCAAGCGCGCCCGCTTCCTCGGCCTGCTGCCCTACGTCGTAGCGTAAGCGAGTGACTCTGCGGCCTGACTCGACGTCGGGGCGAGACACCTGACTCCGGGGAAGACGGTTTTGCCGCCTTCCCCATTTCCCTTCCGCGTTGGGCGCGGATCGGAGCCGCCGGTCTCCTGGAGACCAAAATCCCATGTTGGGGAGACGGTCCTGAATCACTGTGTCAGGAAACTCCTCTAACTGTCTGAACAGACAGGACAGCGAACCGTGAAGACCTTGACGCCGACATCGATTGCGACCGGCCTGATTGCCGGTGTGACCGCCGCTCTGCTTTCGCTGAGCGCGAACGCACAGTCGTCGTTTGCAATCGTGCTTTACGCTGCGTCCGCGCTTCCCATTCTCATTGCAGGCCTCGGCTGGGGCAATGCCAGCGCGCTGATTGCCGTCGTTGCCGGTGGCGCTGTCGCGTCCGCTCTGGTCTCCTCCTATTTCGCGCTGATGATCGTCATCATCACGCTCATTCCGGCCGGCTGGCTCAGCAATCTGGCCAACCTCGCGCGCCCCGCCTCCGAACTCGGCGGCCCGGAAGGCGCGCTCGCCTGGTACCCGCTGTCCAACATTCTCGTCCATCTCGCGCTTATGGTGACGCTCGGCATGATCGCGGTCGGCGCGATCGTCGGCTACGACAGCGCGATGGCCAGCCAGCTCGTCGATATCGTCATCCAGACGCTGAAGGCGCAGGAGCCGCTCTACAATCCGGATGCGGCGTCGATCGCGCAGATGAAGACCATTTTTGCGCTGGCGCTGCCACTCGTGCAGGGCGCGCTCTGGGTGTTCCTGCTGTTTGCCGCCTACTACATTGCAAGCTTCATCGTCCGCCTGTCGGGCAAGGGTCTTCGCCCGCGCGAGGACATGCCGTCGACGCTGCGCATGCACCGCAATGCGATCTTCATCTTCCTCGCCGGTCTCGTCAGCACCTTCATGGGTGGCGTGCCGGCGATCATCGGCGCGCTCGTCTGCGGCACCTTCGGGGCCGGTTTCGTGCTTGCCGGCTTCGCGAGCCTGCATTTCAGGACGCGCGGCAAGCCGTGGCGGCTTTTTGCCCTGTGGTTCGCCTATCTCTCGGTATTGCTTCTCACGATACCGATTTTCGCCATCCTCATCCTGGGCATGATGGACACGCGGCGCACGATCGCGCTGACGCCCGCCAGCCCGGCCGAGAAGAAAAACCAGAATACCTGAACGTCAAGAAAGGAACTCGAAAATGAACGTCATTCTCCTCGAACGCATCGCCAAGCTCGGCCAGATGGGCGAAATCGTCAAGGTTCGCGACGGCTTTGCCCGTAACTACCTGCTGCCGCTCGGCAAGGCGCTGCGCGCCAACGAAGCCAACAAGAAGCGCTTCGAATCCGAGCGTTCGACGCTCGAAGCCCGCAACCTCGAGCGCAAGTCGGAAGCCCAGTCGGTTGCCGAAAAGCTCGACGGCAAGACCTTCGTCATCGTCCGCTCCGCCGGCGAAACCGGCCAGCTCTACGGTTCGGTCGCCGCCCGCGACATCATCGAGGCGCTGTCTTCGGAAGGCTTCAACGTCGGCCGCAACCAGGTCGAACTCAACACGCCGATCAAGGCCATTGGCCTGCACAAGGTCGTGCTGCACCTGCATGCCGAAGTCGAGATCAGCATCGTCGTCAACGTTGCCCGCTCCGCCGATGAAGCCGAGCGCCAGACGAAGGGCGAAAGCCTGACGTCGGCCGACGCCATCTACGGCGTTGACGAAGACGCCCTGAAGCCGGAAGACTTCTTCGATCCGGAAGCTGAAGGCGAAGACGAAGACGCCTGATATCGGCTTCTACGCAAATAACGTCTACGACGGGCCGGCTCTGCCGGCCCGTTGCCGTTTCAAGGGCTAAAAAGCACATCTTGAAATCCGGTTTTTCGCATCAATATTTATATGTCGTTAGACTGGATTGGCGGTCGGGCCGCTTCCCAGGCCGGTTTCCGACCACGACCCGTTCCGCCGCTTTTTAAAGCGCGACGGAGTTTAGCGAATGAAGTTCATTGTACAGGCTCTCGTTTCCCGCCTCGTCGAGACCGGAAATCTGAAGATCACCTACCCGGACGGATCCATCCAGGCTTTTGGCGATGGCACCGGCAATCCCATCCACATGCGTCTCAACACCCGCAAAGCGGTCTGGGGTATCGCATTCGATCCCGCCTACTATCTCGGGCATCATTACGGCACCGGCGATATCGATATCATCGAGGGCGACATGTACGGCCTCTTGAAAACCGTCTTCACCGGCAACCCGGATTTCAAATACTACGATTCCCGTTGGAACCACCTTCTCGAGCGGGTGCGCTATCTCTTCCGCTGGGCGCGCGAACAGAACAGCGTCATGCGTTCGCGCCGGAACGTACAGCACCACTATGATCTCACCGGCGCCCTCTACGATCTCTTCCTCGATCGGGACCGCCAGTATTCCTGCGCCTATTTCGAGCAGCCGGACCAGACGCTGGACGAGGCACAGCTTGCCAAGAAGCGGCACATCGCCGCCAAGCTCAACATCAATCGGCCGGGCCAAAGCGTGCTCGACATCGGCAGCGGCTGGGGCGGCATGGCGCTCTATCTTGCGCGCCAGCTCGGCGCCAAGGTGACGGGCGTAACGCTCTCCGACGAACAACACGCGCTTTCCGTAAAGCGGGCGAACGAGGCCGGCCTTTCCGATGCGGTGAAATTCCTGCTGCAGGACTATCGCAACACGGAAGGCCCGTTCGACCGTATCGTCTCGGTCGGCATGTTCGAGCATGTCGGCCGGCCGAACTACCTCACCTTCTTCAAGAAGAGCGCGTCGCTCTTGAAACGCGACGGCGTGATGTTGCTGCACACGATCGGCCGCACCGACCAGCCCTCGGCCAACAACCCGTTCATCGAGAAATACATCTTTCCCGGTGGCTACATCCCTGCCCTTTCCGAGGTTATGCAGGCGGTCGAAAAGAGCGGACTTGCGGTAACGGACGTGGAGATCCTGCGGCTGCACTATGCCGAGACGCTGCGCCACTGGCGCGAACGTTTCATGGCAAGGCGCGAGGAGGCCAAGGCGCTGTACGATGAAAAATTCTGCCGGGTCTGGGAGTTCTACCTCGCCGCATCCGAAAGCGCCTTCCGCTGGCAGAACCTCGTCGTCTTCCAGCTCCAGCTCGCACATGATCAGGAGGCCGTGCCGCTGACGCGCGAATATATCGGGCGCGGCGAGGATTGCCTCAAGGCGCATGAGGGCAACCCGAAGGGCGATCGGCGTGGCGCGCGCCAGTTCCCGCAGGAGGCGTCGCTGTGAGATTCGGCGCATGAGTCAACCGAAAGCGAGCAGGCCCGGCGGAATCCGGGCTTGCCGTGTCCTGGCCGCCTGTGGAAAAGTCTAAGACTGGGCCTAAAGCATGGCCAGGGCCGGAAGCGCTTGACCCCCGGCAGCAAAGGAACGACACCAGCGACCTTCTAAAACAGGGACGGGAGATTCGGGACGATGAACGACGCCGTGCGCAAGCTCAACCAGGCCGGTCGCGAGAATGCGGAGCTGCACCACCGCGAGGCACCGAACAACGTCGAGGCCGAACAGG encodes:
- the rpsR gene encoding 30S ribosomal protein S18, which gives rise to MADTSSAPARRPFHRRRKTCPFSGANAPKIDYKDVRLLSRYISERGKIVPSRITAVSQKKQRELAKAIKRARFLGLLPYVVA
- the rpsF gene encoding 30S ribosomal protein S6 — translated: MALYEHVFLARQDVSAQQVDALVEQYKGVIESLGGKVGRIENWGLKSLTYRIKKNRKAHYALMDIDAPAAAIHEMERQMRINEDVLRYMTIAVEAHEEGPSAMMQKRDRDDRPRRDGDDRGPRRDFGDRGPRRDFGDRPPRRDGDRPAREDRA
- a CDS encoding cyclopropane-fatty-acyl-phospholipid synthase family protein, translated to MKFIVQALVSRLVETGNLKITYPDGSIQAFGDGTGNPIHMRLNTRKAVWGIAFDPAYYLGHHYGTGDIDIIEGDMYGLLKTVFTGNPDFKYYDSRWNHLLERVRYLFRWAREQNSVMRSRRNVQHHYDLTGALYDLFLDRDRQYSCAYFEQPDQTLDEAQLAKKRHIAAKLNINRPGQSVLDIGSGWGGMALYLARQLGAKVTGVTLSDEQHALSVKRANEAGLSDAVKFLLQDYRNTEGPFDRIVSVGMFEHVGRPNYLTFFKKSASLLKRDGVMLLHTIGRTDQPSANNPFIEKYIFPGGYIPALSEVMQAVEKSGLAVTDVEILRLHYAETLRHWRERFMARREEAKALYDEKFCRVWEFYLAASESAFRWQNLVVFQLQLAHDQEAVPLTREYIGRGEDCLKAHEGNPKGDRRGARQFPQEASL
- the rplI gene encoding 50S ribosomal protein L9 — protein: MNVILLERIAKLGQMGEIVKVRDGFARNYLLPLGKALRANEANKKRFESERSTLEARNLERKSEAQSVAEKLDGKTFVIVRSAGETGQLYGSVAARDIIEALSSEGFNVGRNQVELNTPIKAIGLHKVVLHLHAEVEISIVVNVARSADEAERQTKGESLTSADAIYGVDEDALKPEDFFDPEAEGEDEDA
- a CDS encoding DUF2232 domain-containing protein, which produces MKTLTPTSIATGLIAGVTAALLSLSANAQSSFAIVLYAASALPILIAGLGWGNASALIAVVAGGAVASALVSSYFALMIVIITLIPAGWLSNLANLARPASELGGPEGALAWYPLSNILVHLALMVTLGMIAVGAIVGYDSAMASQLVDIVIQTLKAQEPLYNPDAASIAQMKTIFALALPLVQGALWVFLLFAAYYIASFIVRLSGKGLRPREDMPSTLRMHRNAIFIFLAGLVSTFMGGVPAIIGALVCGTFGAGFVLAGFASLHFRTRGKPWRLFALWFAYLSVLLLTIPIFAILILGMMDTRRTIALTPASPAEKKNQNT